From the genome of Amylibacter sp. IMCC11727:
CATGATTGTCGAGCACATAGACCGTCCCCGCGCTCAGTGGAAACACCTCACCCGTCAGCACATTTGTAACCGTGCCTTCGCCCGCGATGCAGTAATTGGTTTCAACGTGGTTTTTGTATTCCAGCTCAAGAGTTTGACCTTCACTCACCACAGTGTCGTGCAGCGAATATCCCAATCCTTCCCGTGCAAGCAAAAGGCGACGGCTTTGCCAACCATCGCCCGAGGCGTGATCGGCCGTACCGATCACATCCGTAAGTGATTTGACAATCACAGC
Proteins encoded in this window:
- a CDS encoding ectoine synthase, with the translated sequence MIVKSLTDVIGTADHASGDGWQSRRLLLAREGLGYSLHDTVVSEGQTLELEYKNHVETNYCIAGEGTVTNVLTGEVFPLSAGTVYVLDNHEPHILTATKGDLRLVCVFTPALSGTETHDASGSYAASE